The sequence below is a genomic window from Desulfovibrio desulfuricans.
CAACGCCCACCACCATGGGCGGACATGAATTGGGCCCTGCTGCCAGCACGGCATCCAGCACCACCTTGCGCACGCCTTCAATGCCGTCAGCGGGCACGAGCATTTTGACCACGCTCTTGTTTTCAGAGCCTGCCCCCTTGGGGGCCAGGCGCAGGCGCAGCGAATCGCCGGGCACAAGACGGGTGTGGATTACTGCAGGGGTGTTGTCGCGCGTATTTTTGCGATCAAACAATGGCTCCGCCACACAGGATTTGCGCAGGTAACCGTCCACATAGCCTCGGCGCACGCCCTCATTGACGGCGTCTTCAAACGCGCCGCCCACAATGCGCACATCCTGCCCCACATCGGCAAAAATCACGGCAAGGCCGGTATCTTGGCAAATGGGAATGCCGTCGCTGGCTGCGATTGACGCATTTTCCAGCAGTTGTTCGAGAATGTTTTTACCCACGGGCGAGGGTTCAGCCTCATGCGCCCTGCGCATGCCGTCCACCATATCCTGCGGCAGGCGGCAACAGGCGCGCACTGCAAGGTCGGCAACGGCGCGCGCTATGTCCTCAACATTGATTTCCT
It includes:
- a CDS encoding fumarate hydratase, which translates into the protein MKEINVEDIARAVADLAVRACCRLPQDMVDGMRRAHEAEPSPVGKNILEQLLENASIAASDGIPICQDTGLAVIFADVGQDVRIVGGAFEDAVNEGVRRGYVDGYLRKSCVAEPLFDRKNTRDNTPAVIHTRLVPGDSLRLRLAPKGAGSENKSVVKMLVPADGIEGVRKVVLDAVLAAGPNSCPPMVVGVGLGGTMEMAAICAKRAAARDLESRNHDPRYAAFEEELLELINKTGIGPQGLGGLTTALKVHVEWAPTHIASLPVAVNINCHAARHAEVTL